In a genomic window of Eriocheir sinensis breed Jianghai 21 chromosome 38, ASM2467909v1, whole genome shotgun sequence:
- the LOC127008798 gene encoding cilia- and flagella-associated protein 251-like: MDTLSNIAMKAGVWRKSLLPGEGKLQSPSTRSLLNGVIPKGIVDLEKIDLRASAGRVSEDVVDEEEEGEEEEEGEVDDGEPVLGEEEYRRLLYPQTELICRGRVEKQLVLITFLTRRLRESFNKRFDAIHQRKERVIEEIKRLTRKRSQLKEELVKIREEEKGEGDLSRRQSREEHQQKGEEDDLGEKKKNNEEEEEEEEEDYEPSWEIEERPELMLRVEDSEITSDDNGEYDDEAQVSPGVLPSPLPPSGPTKQQSPPRTPPEDILGDPTDFLSGAWAGTGEGSKDDSRAFLEVSLKGMTCSASVKTGVDVGGGAGVAGVEGEAGAGSEGAPGPPHHPRPAA; the protein is encoded by the exons ATGGACACGCTCAGCAACATCGCAATGAAGGCAGGGGTGTGGCGGAAGTCCCTCCTACCGGGCGAAGGAAAATTACAGAGCCCGTCCACAAGGTCACTGCTCAACGGGGTCATACCGAAGGGGATCGTGGACCTCGAGAAGATTGATTTGCGCGCTTCAGCAGGCCGCGTCTCGGAGGAtgtggtggacgaggaggaggagggagaagaagaggaggagggtgaagtggATGACGGGGAGCCGGTGTTAGGGGAGGAAGAGTATCGAAGGCTTCTCTACCCTCAGACGGAGCTCATCTGTAGAGGCCGCGTGGAAAAGCAACTTGTCCTGAtaacg TTCCTGACGCGGCGCCTTCGTGAGTCCTTCAACAAGAGGTTCGACGCCATTCACCAGAGGAAGGAGCGAGTCATTGAGGAAATCAAGAGACTCACACGCAAGCGCTCTCAGCTAAAG GAAGAACTGGTCAAGatacgagaggaggaaaagggggaaggagactTGAGCAGAAGGCAAAGCAGGGAGGAGCACCagcagaagggggaggaggacgacctgggtgagaagaagaagaacaacgaagaagaggaggaggaggaggaggaggattatgaacCGTCCTGGGAGATTGAAGAAAGACCAGAACTTATGCTGAGGGTGGAGGactctgag ATCACCTCAGACGACAACGGGGAATATGATGACGAGGCGCAGGTGTCCCCAGGTGTCCTACCCAGCCCCCTGCCTCCTAGCGGTCCCACGAAGCAGCAGTCTCCCCCAAGGACGCCCCCGGAGGATATCTTGGGGGATCCTACAGACTTTCTCTCAGGGGCTTGGGCTGGGACTGGGGAAGGGAGCAAGGATGACTCTCGTGCCTTCCTTGAGGTGAGTCTGAAAGGAATGacgtgta GCGCATCGGTCAAGACGGGAGTGGACGTGGGCGGAGGCGCGGGCGTGGCGGGAGTGGAGGGCGAGGCAGGAGCAGGAAGTGAGGGAGCGCCGGGCCCACCTCACCACCCTCGTCCTGCAGCTTGA
- the LOC127008585 gene encoding uncharacterized protein LOC127008585, with the protein MPEGLAGGNRTWRLFLRHRRRRHEVLDEQDDATAKRAAASAHLQAMDTRRTQLLQEAKKLDGEVAETTEELRLVDEDAEMVLVLRGRQVKVDLLTMTQHLTPEFSHACLVKDEELRRLEATAEKCIESEGKEGGGVEGEGEEVEMLRTLKGQLELEVALARQDLHHINTFKVGRDVIAAAADGVGEQKDPSHLYASLQRLQQLQGHRAEGTAAALGKVDRDVRRSRRRVSTLQRQVDELAREIDDLQAQVTEEQPEAHLAKQETRLRRVMACNELSAQVKQRSSTILDLQGELDTLRLRTFPMLSRPAPPSTL; encoded by the exons ATGCCGGAGGGACTGGCGGGTGGGAACAGAACGTGGCGCCTCTTCCTccgccatcgccgccgccgccacgaggTGTTGGACGAGCAGGACGATGCCACAGCGAAGAGAGCCGCAGCGTCAGCCCACCTGCAGGCCATGGACACGCGCAGGACACAGCTTCTGCAGGAGGCGAagaag CTGGACGGGGAGGTAGCGGAAACCACGGAGGAGCTGCGGCTGGTGGACGAGGACGCTGAGATGGTGCTGGTGCTGCGGGGGCGCCAGGTAAAGGTGGATCTGCTGACGATGACGCAACACCTCACGCCGGAATTCAGCCACGCGTGTCTGGTGAAGGACGAGGAGCTGAGACGACTGGAGGCTACGGCTGag AAGTGCAtcgagagtgaggggaaggaggggggcggggtggagggcgagggggaggaggtggagatgctTCGGACGCTCAAGGGACAGCTGGAACTTGAGGTGGCGTTGGCGAGACAAGACCTGCATCACATTAACACATTCAAG GTGGGGCGGGACGTGATAGCAGCGGCGGCGGATGGTGTGGGGGAGCAGAAGGACCCATCACACCTGTACGCCTCTCTGCAGCGTCTCCAACAG CTCCAGGGTCACAGGGCCGAGGGGACAGCCGCCGCCCTGGGGAAGGTGGACCGAGACGTGCGCCGCTCCCGAAGGCGTGTGTCGACCCTTCAGCGCCAGGTGGACGAGCTGGCGAGGGAGATTGATGATTTACAGGCACAGGTGACCGAGGAGCAGCCCGAGGCACACCTAGCTAAACAGGAAacccg GCTGCGTCGTGTGATGGCCTGCAACGAGCTATCGGCGCAGGTCAAACAACGCAGCTCGACGATACTGGACCTGCAGGGAGAACTGGACACCCTCAGACTGCGAACCTTCCCTATGCTGTCCCGACCTGCCCCTCCGTCCACCCTCTAA